Part of the Kitasatospora sp. NBC_01266 genome, CAGGTCCCAGTACTCGCGGAAGCGTTGGGCCTCCTGCGCACTGGGGCTGATGTGCAGGGCGAGAACGGGCTGTCGGAGTGAGGCGGCGTAGGCGAGTGCGCGCATGCCGGCCAGGTCCAGCGCGGCGATCGGCACGATCAGCAGGGGGTGGATCTCCTCGGGAGTCTCCTCGCCCTCCGATTCCGCCGCGGTCGGGGACGGTGCCCGGGGTGCCGGGCCCGGTGCGGGTGCGTCGGCTGGTGTCGCGCCGTCCTGCGAGCGTGGCGGTGTGACGGTGTGACTGGGGATCTCGACGGCGTGGGGGTGCAGGGCGAGCGCGGCGGCGACCAGGTCGTAGTGGTGCCGGATCCTGTTCGCCACCAGGATGAACAGGCCCACGGTGAGTGCGGCGAACCAGGCGCCCTCGGTGAACTTGGTGATCGCGGCGGTGATCAGCACGATCGCCGAGAGCAGCGCGCCGACGGCGTTGAAGGTCAGGCTCTTGCGCCAGTGGCGGTCGCGCAGGCGCCACCAGTGCACGACCATGCCGGTCTGCGACAGCGTGAAGGCGAGGAAGACACCGACGGCGTACAGCGGGATCAGCGGTGCGGTCTTGCCGCCGAACGCCGCGTAGATCGCGCCCGCGGCGACCGAGAGCAGGACGATGCCGTTGCTGAAGGCCAGCCGGTCGCCCAGGCGCAGGAAGATCCGCGGTGCCTGGTTGTCGCGGGCCAACAGGTAGAGGACGCGCGGGAAGTCGTTGTAGGCGGTGTTGGCCGCCAGGAGCAGGATCGCGGCCGTGGCGGCCTGGGTGACGGCGTAGCCGAAGCCCGAGCCGAAGGTGCGGTGGGCGAGCTGTGACAGGACCGTCTCCTGTGCGTTGGGGACGACGCCGTCGAGGCGCACCAGCGCGACCGTGCCGGCGAAGAGCGCGATCAGCAGGCCGACCATCCACGTCAGGGTCGTGCGGGCGTTGCGCCATTCGATCGGCTGGAAGGCCGGCACCGCGTTGGAGATCGCCTCGATGCCGGTCATCGCCGTCGAGCCGGAGGCGAAGGCGCGCAGGATCAGGAGCACGCTGGCACCCTCGGTCGCCGTCAACTGCGGTGTCGGGGTCGGGTGGAACCCGCGCCCGGCCGCGTCGTACAGCCCGACGGCGACGAGGGCGAGGACGGCGAGGACGAAGGCGTACGTCGGTGCGGCGAACAGCGCGCCCGCCTGCCGCACACCGCGCAGGTTCCCGGCGAGCAGCACGGCGATCACGACGACGCCGATCGGCACGATGTCGCCTTGGAGCGAGGGGATCGCCGAGGTGACCGCCGCCATCCCGGAGGCGATCGAGACCGCGACCGTGAGGATGTAGTCGGTCATCAGGCCGGCGGCCGCCGCCAGTCCGGGAAGGCGGCCGAGGTTGGCGGTGGCGACGATGTACGAGCCGCCGCCGTGCGGATAGGCACGGATCGTCTGACGGTAGGACACTCCGACCGCGAGCATCAGGAACGCGATCGTCGCGGCGATCGGCACCGAGTAGCGCAAGCCGGCGGTGCCGGCGAGGACGAGGACGGCCAGCATCGCCTCCGGCCCGTAGGCGACCGAGGAGAGCGCGTCGGCGGAGAGCACCGGCAGTGCCACCAGCTTGCGCATCCGCTCGTGCGCGATCGCGGTGCTCCGCAGCGGAGCCCCGAGCAGCAGGTGCCGCACCTTGGCGGCGACCCGGCCGAGCCGAGACGTCCGGGTGTCCTCACTGGTCGTCTCGACCGCCGGCGGCTGCTCGCCGACCGTGGCCACCCGCACGAAACGACCGAAGCGCACCGGCTGAATCTCGGTAGCAGCCGGATAGCGACCGAGCTCCGGGTTCACGGGCAGCGCCCGGCGCCACTCCTGCGGATCCCCGGCCACCCGACCCCACTCACGGCCCACCCGGCGCAACACCCCGAGCTGCTCCTGGTCGAGTGTCGGCAACGAGGCGTCGGGACTGGGCGTGCCGCCCTCCCGAGCGCCGCCGTGGGCGTTCTCTGTATTCGGCACGCCACACAGTGTTACGCATGGCGTCCACCGGCGGGGCAAGGCGCACGCCGGGCCGTTGCACTCCGACCTCGCCGCCGCCGTCCGGCAGCGGCAGGAACATCCGTGTGCCGCCGGCCTGCGGGTGCTCGGCCGGGGAATCGTCGATGGGCGCCGGAATCTCCTGGATCATCCGGGACCGGATTTTGGCAGAAATCGAAAACGGGAATTACTGGCAGCACAATTCTTGCCCGGGATACGAATGCGGTTCGTGCGGAGTATGCTGGACTGTGCCGGAAGACTTACCGGCAGGGCGACTTCGAGGAGGTGCACATGAAACTCGGCAAGACAAGGTCGCTGATTCTGCGCCTCGTGACCGCGAGATTATCGCCCGGCTGTTCAGCGGGAAAGCAATAGAATTCTCACGTGGTCCGCGGAGAGCAGGGTCGGCCTCCTGCCCCGATCGGCGTTCACGCGGGTCGCAGGCCGTTTTCGCAGAGCTGCGGAGGCGGCCTTTTGGCGGGCCGGTCGACCTTCGGTCGGCTGTCGACGGGGTGATCCGAGGACGATCACCTGAGGCACAGTCATGGAATCTCCGGAGGAGGAGGTCTCCGTAGGTGTGGTGCCGGCGGATGGCGGTGCGGTGGCGCAGCAGTCGAACCGCGCGGTCGTGCTCGCCGGTGTCGATCAGGGCGCGGGCGAGCGTGTCCTGGACGATCTCGCGTTCCACCCGCACCCCGCCGATCCGCTCCACCCCCTCGCCCAGGCCGCTCAGGAGGTCCACCGCCGCCTGTGGGCGGCCTGCGGTGACCTCCGCCAGTGCCAGGGCCACGGGGGCCAGCACCTGGCAGCAGTCGGGCCGTTCGTCGTCGGCCGCCCGCCGGGCCAGGGCACGCAGATCGTCGGTGGCGGCCTCGACGGCCAGGGCCAGGTTGAAGG contains:
- a CDS encoding APC family permease; translated protein: MRKLVALPVLSADALSSVAYGPEAMLAVLVLAGTAGLRYSVPIAATIAFLMLAVGVSYRQTIRAYPHGGGSYIVATANLGRLPGLAAAAGLMTDYILTVAVSIASGMAAVTSAIPSLQGDIVPIGVVVIAVLLAGNLRGVRQAGALFAAPTYAFVLAVLALVAVGLYDAAGRGFHPTPTPQLTATEGASVLLILRAFASGSTAMTGIEAISNAVPAFQPIEWRNARTTLTWMVGLLIALFAGTVALVRLDGVVPNAQETVLSQLAHRTFGSGFGYAVTQAATAAILLLAANTAYNDFPRVLYLLARDNQAPRIFLRLGDRLAFSNGIVLLSVAAGAIYAAFGGKTAPLIPLYAVGVFLAFTLSQTGMVVHWWRLRDRHWRKSLTFNAVGALLSAIVLITAAITKFTEGAWFAALTVGLFILVANRIRHHYDLVAAALALHPHAVEIPSHTVTPPRSQDGATPADAPAPGPAPRAPSPTAAESEGEETPEEIHPLLIVPIAALDLAGMRALAYAASLRQPVLALHISPSAQEAQRFREYWDLWGDHLPLKILLSPYRAIVAPLVDYIESLHHQRPDLTLTVVLPEIVVRHWRHRLLHNRLAPRLRRALRPLPKIVVTTVPFHV